In the genome of Dryobates pubescens isolate bDryPub1 chromosome 18, bDryPub1.pri, whole genome shotgun sequence, one region contains:
- the TMEM185A gene encoding transmembrane protein 185A, whose translation MNLRGLFQDFNPSKFLIYACLLLFSVLLSLRLDDKIQWSYWAVFAPIWLWKLMVIVGASVGTGVWARNPQYRAEGETCVEFKAMLIAVGIHLLLLMFEVLVCDRIERGTHFWLLVFMPLFFVSPVSVAACVWGFRHDRSLELEILCSVNILQFIFIALRLDEIIRWPWLVVCVPLWILMSFLCLVVLYYIVWSVLFLRSMDVIAEQRRTHITMAVSWMTIVVPLLTFEILLVHRLDGHNSFSFIPIFVPLWLSLITLMATTFGQKGGNHWWFGIRKDFCQFLLEIFPFLREYGNISYDLHHEDNEETEETPLPEPPKIAPAMFRKKTGVVITQSPGKYVIPPPKLNIDMPD comes from the exons ATGAACCTGCGTGGCTTGTTCCAGGACTTCAACCCCAG cAAATTTCTTATTTACgcctgcttgctgcttttctccGTGTTGCTCTCTCTACGTCTGGATGACAAAATTCAATGGAGTTACTGGGCTGTATTTGCTCCAATATGGCTCTGGAAGCTAATGGTGATTGTTGGTGCCTCAGTTGGAACAGGAGTATGGGCCCGAAACCCGCAGTATCG agcagaaggagaaaccTGTGTGGAGTTCAAGGCTATGTTAATTGCAGTAGGCATCCACCTGTTGCTGCTGATGTTTGAAGTTCTGGTGTGTGACAGGATCGAACGAGGCACCCACTTCTGGCTTCTGGTCTTCATGCCATTATTCTTTGTATCTCCAGTGTCAGTTGCAGCTTGTGTGTGGGGATTCCGACATGACAGGTCTCTGGAG cTGGAAATCTTGTGTTCAGTCAACATTCTACAGTTCATATTTATTGCACTCAGACTGGATGAGATCATCAGATGGCCTTGGCTT GTCGTTTGTGTTCCGCTGTGGATCTTGATGTCCTTTCTGTGTCTAGTAGTGCTCTATTATATTGTATGGTCTGTGCTGTTCTTGCGCTCTATGGATGTGATTGCTGAGCAAAGGAGGACGCACATAACAATGGCTGTCAGCTGGATGACAATTGTCGTTCCTCTGCTCACGTTCGAG ATCTTACTAGTACACAGACTGGATGGAcacaattctttttcttttataccCATATTTGTTCCTCTCTGGCTTTCACTGATAACTTTAATGGCAACAACATTTGGACAAAAAGGAGGAAATCACT ggtGGTTTGGAATTCGCAAAGACTTTTGCCAGTTCCTGCTTGAAATTTTCCCTTTCTTACGAGAATATGGAAATATTTCTTACGATCTTCATCATGAAGATAACgaggaaacagaagaaacacCACTGCCTGAACCACCAAAAATTGCACCAGCAATGTTTCGAAAAAAGACTGGAGTGGTCATCACACAGAGTCCAGGAAAATACGTGATTCCACCTCCCAAATTAAACATTGATATGCCAGATTAA
- the LOC104301174 gene encoding protein EOLA1, translated as MRFGCLSFRQPYAGLVLNKVKTVETRWRPLLAAYKNCTVAIHIAVQDWQDETWRDILLNRFGMTTKQVQDLLDKGEKFGRGVIAGLVDIGETSLYPENLPPEKILELEDKAVLRNLEQKYLTVISNPRWLLEPIPARGRQGMWQVDIPEELIPSEA; from the exons ATGAGATTTGGTTGCCTTTCCTTCCGCCAGCCCTATGCAGGGTTGGTTTTAAACAAAGTCAAAACAGTGGAGACGCGCTGGCGTCCGTTGCTAGCAGCTTACAAGAACTGCACCGTTGCTATTCATATAGCTGTCCAGGACTGGCAAGATGAAACTTGGAGAGACATTCTGTTGAATAGGTTTGGCATGACAACGAAACAAGTGCAGGATTTGTTGGATAAAGGGGAAAAATTTGGCAGAGGAGTTATTGCAG GACTAGTTGACATTGGAGAGACCTCATTATATCCAGAAAACTTGCCTCCTGAAAAAATTCTTGAGCTGGAAGACAAAGCTGTTCTCAGGAATCTAGAACAGAAGTACTTGACTGTTATTTCAAATCCACGATGGCTCCTGGAACCAATTCCTGCCAGAGGGAGACAAGGCATGTGGCAGGTGGACATCCCTGAAGAACTGATCCCTTCAGAAGCATAG